The following are from one region of the Mycolicibacterium helvum genome:
- a CDS encoding type III pantothenate kinase codes for MLLAIDVRNTHTVVGLISGSGDHAKVTQQWRIRTESEVTADELALTIEGLIGDDSERLTGATGLSTVPSVMHEVRVMLDQYWPSVPHVLIEPGVRTGIPLLVDNPKEVGADRIVNCLAAYGKFRSAAIVVDFGSSICVDVVSAKGEFLGGAIAPGVQVSSDAAAARSAALRRVELTRPRSVVGKNTVECMQAGALFGFAGLVDGLVNRIREDVDGFAGSDVAVVATGHSAPLMLPDLRAVQHYDQHLTLDGLRMVYERNRDNQRRPR; via the coding sequence GTGCTGCTGGCCATCGACGTCCGCAACACCCACACCGTCGTCGGGTTGATCTCCGGCTCCGGTGATCATGCAAAAGTGACGCAGCAGTGGCGGATTCGCACCGAATCGGAAGTGACCGCCGACGAGTTGGCGCTCACCATAGAGGGTCTGATCGGCGACGACTCCGAGCGCCTTACCGGCGCGACCGGGTTGTCCACCGTCCCCTCGGTCATGCATGAGGTCCGAGTGATGCTCGACCAGTACTGGCCCAGCGTGCCGCATGTGCTCATCGAGCCCGGCGTGCGCACCGGGATCCCCCTGCTCGTCGACAATCCCAAGGAGGTCGGCGCCGACCGAATAGTGAACTGCTTGGCCGCCTACGGCAAGTTCAGGTCGGCCGCTATCGTGGTGGACTTCGGCTCGTCGATCTGCGTCGACGTCGTCTCGGCCAAGGGCGAATTCCTCGGCGGGGCAATCGCTCCCGGCGTCCAGGTGTCCTCGGACGCGGCGGCGGCGCGTTCGGCGGCCTTGCGCCGGGTCGAGCTCACCCGGCCGCGGTCGGTGGTCGGCAAGAACACCGTGGAGTGCATGCAGGCCGGGGCGCTGTTCGGATTCGCCGGGCTGGTGGACGGATTGGTGAACCGGATCCGGGAGGATGTCGACGGCTTCGCCGGCTCCGATGTCGCCGTGGTGGCCACCGGTCATTCCGCGCCGCTGATGCTGCCCGACCTGCGCGCCGTGCAGCACTACGACCAACACCTGACTCTGGATGGGCTACGGATGGTCTACGAACGCAACCGTGACAACCAGCGCCGGCCCCGGTGA
- the lsr2 gene encoding histone-like nucleoid-structuring protein Lsr2, translated as MAKKVTVTLVDDFDGAGAADETVEFALDGVSYEIDLSSKNAQKLRNDLKQWVEASRRVGGRRRGRSGPAGRGRASIDREQSAAIRDWARRNGHKVSTRGRIPADIIDAFHAAT; from the coding sequence ATGGCCAAGAAAGTAACCGTCACTCTCGTCGACGATTTCGACGGGGCAGGCGCCGCGGATGAAACGGTCGAATTCGCGCTCGACGGTGTGAGCTATGAGATCGATCTTTCCTCGAAGAATGCCCAGAAACTCCGCAATGATCTCAAGCAGTGGGTTGAGGCCAGCCGTCGCGTCGGTGGCCGTCGCCGTGGCCGCTCGGGTCCGGCGGGCCGTGGGCGTGCCTCGATCGACCGGGAGCAGAGCGCCGCGATCCGCGACTGGGCACGCCGCAACGGTCATAAGGTGTCGACGCGGGGACGCATCCCGGCCGACATCATCGACGCCTTCCACGCCGCAACGTAG
- a CDS encoding Rossmann-like and DUF2520 domain-containing protein: MGTPSGLRPARLKVGIVSAGRVGTALGVALERAEHVVVACSAISATSRGLAERRLPDTEILPVPDVADRAELLLLTVPDSELPGLINGLATTGAVRRGTIVVHTSGANGVAILAPLAEQGCVPLAIHPAMTFTGADEDIARLSDSCFGVTAADEIGYAIAQSLVLEIGGEPFGVREDARTLYHAALAHASNHIVTVLADALAALRSSLSGQELLGQELVVDAPGGLAERIVGPLARAALENTLQRGQAALTGPVARGDAAAVASHLAALDKVDSELAQAYCANSLRTAQRAHAPEEVVEVLAEWSGQGRRR; encoded by the coding sequence GTGGGGACCCCCAGCGGCTTGCGCCCGGCTCGGCTCAAGGTCGGCATCGTCTCAGCCGGACGCGTCGGTACCGCACTCGGCGTGGCACTGGAACGTGCCGAGCATGTGGTGGTCGCGTGCAGCGCGATCTCGGCGACATCGCGCGGGCTCGCCGAGCGGCGACTTCCCGACACCGAGATCCTGCCGGTCCCAGACGTCGCCGACCGGGCCGAGCTACTGCTGCTCACCGTGCCGGACTCCGAACTGCCCGGGTTGATCAACGGCCTGGCCACGACCGGGGCGGTGCGCCGCGGAACCATTGTCGTGCACACCTCGGGCGCGAACGGAGTGGCGATCCTGGCTCCATTGGCCGAGCAGGGCTGTGTCCCGCTGGCCATTCACCCCGCGATGACGTTCACCGGTGCAGACGAGGACATAGCGCGGCTGTCCGACAGTTGCTTCGGCGTCACCGCGGCCGACGAGATCGGCTACGCCATCGCCCAGTCGCTGGTGCTGGAGATCGGCGGTGAGCCGTTCGGCGTCCGGGAAGACGCGCGAACGCTTTACCACGCGGCCTTGGCGCACGCGAGCAACCACATCGTCACAGTGCTGGCTGACGCACTGGCAGCACTTCGCTCTTCCCTGTCCGGGCAGGAGTTGCTCGGACAGGAACTCGTCGTCGATGCCCCCGGTGGACTGGCGGAACGGATCGTTGGACCGTTGGCCCGCGCCGCGCTGGAGAACACTCTGCAGCGCGGCCAGGCGGCATTGACCGGACCGGTGGCGCGCGGCGACGCCGCCGCTGTCGCGAGTCATCTCGCCGCCCTTGACAAGGTGGATTCTGAACTGGCGCAAGCATATTGCGCGAACTCGCTGCGCACCGCCCAGCGTGCGCACGCTCCGGAGGAGGTTGTTGAGGTGTTGGCCGAATGGTCAGGGCAAGGACGGCGGCGGTGA
- a CDS encoding alanine racemase has product MRSLLNATAVAALANDPVDWRFKGLPTAWAGQTAAQICAGAPNLFDAGPLGPVCVLSAEALSHNLATMAGWCARHGVELAPHGKTHMSVQLLARQFDAGACAVTAATISQVRTYRAFGVREVVLANELVDAAGLAWLATELDEDPEFRLICWVDSVRGVSLMTEALQAAGARRPVDVCVELGAAGTRTGCRDDAAADAVAAAAVASPRLRLVGVAGYEAALGHDVSTDGVERVRDYLTWMRATALRLASLCEAADVIVTAGGSTHFDLVAQALAGDWRTIMRSGAYLTNDDGLYLRTSPLTRPGAHPGGFTAAMHVWAQVCSRPEAGLALLTMGRRDVSFDQGFPVPQRLRCGPGWVDDALAGCEVVALNDQHAFLRLSPTAQEIVDVGSWISFGVSHPCTVFDKWQLIPVLDKHGRVTDLVRTFF; this is encoded by the coding sequence ATGAGGTCCCTCCTAAACGCGACCGCGGTGGCAGCACTGGCCAACGACCCCGTCGACTGGCGATTCAAGGGTCTGCCCACCGCGTGGGCGGGCCAGACCGCGGCCCAAATCTGCGCCGGCGCGCCCAATCTGTTCGACGCAGGGCCGCTGGGACCGGTGTGCGTTCTGTCCGCCGAGGCGCTGAGCCACAACCTGGCCACGATGGCGGGCTGGTGTGCGCGGCACGGTGTCGAGCTGGCTCCGCACGGCAAGACGCACATGTCTGTCCAACTGCTGGCCCGGCAGTTCGATGCCGGCGCGTGCGCGGTGACGGCCGCGACGATCAGCCAGGTGCGGACCTACCGGGCGTTCGGGGTGCGCGAGGTGGTGCTGGCCAATGAACTGGTCGACGCCGCGGGACTGGCCTGGCTGGCCACCGAGCTGGACGAAGACCCCGAGTTCCGCCTCATCTGCTGGGTGGATTCGGTTCGTGGCGTTTCGCTGATGACCGAAGCACTGCAGGCCGCAGGCGCCCGGCGCCCAGTCGATGTCTGCGTCGAGCTCGGCGCGGCGGGCACCCGCACCGGCTGCCGCGACGACGCCGCCGCCGACGCAGTGGCAGCCGCCGCGGTGGCCAGCCCGCGGCTTCGGCTGGTCGGGGTGGCCGGCTACGAGGCCGCACTGGGCCACGACGTGTCGACCGACGGAGTCGAGCGGGTGCGGGACTACCTGACGTGGATGCGCGCGACCGCGCTGCGGCTGGCGTCATTGTGTGAAGCGGCTGATGTCATCGTGACCGCAGGCGGCAGTACACATTTCGACCTGGTAGCGCAGGCATTGGCCGGTGATTGGCGCACGATTATGCGCAGCGGCGCGTATCTGACCAATGACGATGGGCTGTACCTGCGGACCTCACCGTTGACCAGGCCGGGGGCGCACCCCGGCGGGTTCACGGCGGCGATGCACGTGTGGGCGCAGGTCTGCTCGCGACCCGAGGCAGGACTGGCGCTGCTGACGATGGGCCGCCGTGACGTTTCTTTCGATCAGGGTTTCCCTGTGCCACAACGACTTCGGTGTGGACCGGGCTGGGTGGATGACGCCTTGGCGGGGTGTGAGGTCGTCGCGCTCAACGATCAGCACGCGTTCCTGCGCTTGTCGCCGACCGCCCAAGAAATCGTCGACGTCGGCAGCTGGATCTCGTTCGGGGTGTCCCACCCATGCACGGTGTTCGACAAGTGGCAGCTGATTCCGGTGCTCGACAAGCACGGCCGGGTGACCGACCTGGTGCGCACATTTTTCTAG
- the panD gene encoding aspartate 1-decarboxylase, with protein MFRTMLKSKIHRATVTHADLHYVGSVTVDADLMDAADLLEGEQVTIVDIDNGARLETYVITGQRGTGVIGINGAAAHLVHPGDLVILIAYGVMDDAEARPYRPRVVFVDADNRQIDIGDDPAFVPDDVTDLLSPRTVG; from the coding sequence ATGTTTCGGACGATGTTGAAGTCCAAGATTCACCGCGCCACCGTCACGCACGCCGATCTGCACTACGTTGGATCTGTCACCGTCGACGCCGACTTGATGGACGCCGCCGACCTGCTCGAAGGTGAGCAGGTGACGATCGTCGACATCGACAACGGCGCGCGCCTCGAGACCTACGTAATCACCGGGCAGCGCGGCACTGGAGTGATCGGAATCAATGGTGCGGCAGCTCATCTGGTCCACCCGGGTGATCTGGTCATTCTGATCGCCTATGGCGTCATGGACGATGCGGAGGCGCGACCCTACCGGCCGCGGGTGGTGTTCGTCGACGCCGACAATCGGCAGATCGACATCGGTGACGACCCGGCATTCGTGCCCGATGACGTCACCGACCTGCTGTCGCCTCGGACGGTGGGATAG
- the lysS gene encoding lysine--tRNA ligase: MSSADTPDTDHAGTDVPEQFRIRQGKREALLAAGKDPYPVSVPRTHSLAQIRAAYPDLAADTATGDFVGVTGRVVFARNSGKLCFATLQEGDGTQLQAMISLAGVGEAALEAWKAEVDLGDIVFVHGEVISSRRGELSVLADSWLMASKALRPLPVAHKEMSEESRVRQRYVDLIVRPQARDVARQRIAVVRAVRNALERRGFLEVETPMLQTLAGGAAARPFVTHSNALDADLYLRIAPELFLKRCVVGGLEKVFELNRNFRNEGADSSHSPEFSMLETYQAWGTYDDSAIVTRELIQEVADEAIGTRQVPLPDGTIYDVDGEWASIQMYPSLSEALGDEITPDTSVEYLLAIADRLEVEIPRDRGYGHGKLVEELWEHTVGDTLWAPTFVKDFPVETAPLTRQHRSIPGVTEKWDLYARGMELATGYSELVDPIVQRERFEAQARAAAAGDDEAMALDEDFLAAMEYAMPPTTGTGMGIDRLLMVLTGLSIRETVLFPIVRRHG, translated from the coding sequence GTGAGCTCTGCAGATACCCCGGATACCGACCATGCAGGCACGGACGTCCCCGAGCAGTTCCGGATCCGCCAGGGCAAGCGCGAGGCTCTATTGGCCGCTGGGAAGGATCCGTACCCGGTTTCGGTGCCCCGCACCCATTCGCTGGCGCAGATCCGCGCGGCCTACCCTGACCTGGCCGCCGACACCGCGACCGGCGATTTCGTCGGCGTCACCGGCCGGGTGGTGTTTGCCCGCAACTCCGGCAAGCTGTGCTTCGCCACGCTGCAGGAAGGCGACGGCACCCAGCTGCAGGCGATGATCAGCCTCGCCGGTGTCGGCGAGGCGGCTTTGGAGGCGTGGAAGGCCGAGGTCGACCTCGGTGACATCGTGTTCGTGCACGGCGAGGTGATCAGTTCCCGCCGTGGTGAGCTGTCGGTGCTGGCCGATTCCTGGCTGATGGCCAGCAAGGCTTTGCGCCCGCTGCCCGTCGCCCACAAGGAGATGAGCGAGGAGTCCCGGGTTCGGCAGCGTTATGTCGACCTGATCGTGCGCCCGCAGGCCCGCGATGTGGCCCGACAGCGCATCGCGGTTGTCCGGGCCGTGCGTAACGCGTTGGAGCGTCGAGGTTTCCTCGAAGTCGAGACGCCGATGCTGCAGACGCTGGCCGGTGGTGCGGCCGCTCGTCCGTTCGTCACCCACTCCAACGCCCTCGACGCGGACTTGTACCTGCGGATCGCCCCGGAGTTGTTCCTGAAGCGGTGTGTGGTCGGCGGCCTGGAGAAGGTTTTCGAGCTGAATCGGAACTTCCGAAACGAAGGTGCGGATTCCTCACATTCGCCGGAATTCTCGATGCTCGAGACTTATCAGGCGTGGGGAACGTATGACGATTCGGCGATCGTCACCCGCGAACTTATTCAAGAAGTGGCGGACGAGGCGATCGGCACCCGGCAAGTCCCATTGCCGGACGGGACAATCTATGACGTCGACGGTGAATGGGCGTCGATACAAATGTACCCATCGTTGTCCGAAGCTCTTGGTGACGAGATCACACCCGACACATCGGTCGAATACTTACTCGCTATTGCCGACCGACTTGAGGTGGAGATCCCGCGGGATCGTGGATACGGGCACGGCAAGCTCGTCGAAGAACTGTGGGAGCACACGGTCGGGGACACATTGTGGGCCCCGACATTCGTCAAGGACTTCCCCGTCGAGACCGCACCGCTGACCCGGCAGCACCGCAGTATTCCTGGCGTGACCGAGAAGTGGGATCTCTATGCGCGCGGAATGGAGTTGGCGACGGGCTACTCCGAGCTGGTCGACCCGATTGTTCAGCGCGAGCGTTTCGAGGCCCAAGCCAGGGCCGCGGCCGCCGGGGACGACGAGGCGATGGCACTTGATGAGGACTTCCTGGCCGCGATGGAGTACGCGATGCCGCCGACTACCGGAACCGGAATGGGCATCGATCGCCTGCTGATGGTTCTCACCGGCTTGTCAATTAGGGAAACGGTATTGTTCCCGATTGTTCGCCGACATGGCTGA
- the panC gene encoding pantoate--beta-alanine ligase — translation MVRARTAAVKAGPQFTAGQLNVYPSPTAVSDVTRALRHTGRRVMLVPTMGALHDGHLALVRSAKRVPGAVVVVSIFVNPLQFGPSEDLDAYPRTLDSDLELLRAEGVEVVFTPNVSAMYPFGPRTTVHPGPLGVQLEGSSRPGHFAGMLTVVLKLLQIVRPDRAFFGEKDYQQLALIRQMVDDLNVDVRIVGVPIVRESDGLAMSSRNRYLTADEREQAGALSAALLAGMYAAAGGADAALDAARAVLDEVPAFELDYLEVRGPQLEPAPAYGPGRLLVAARLGTTRLLDNIAVDLSTDTAPHGVGNGERNEITWRN, via the coding sequence ATGGTCAGGGCAAGGACGGCGGCGGTGAAGGCCGGCCCACAGTTCACCGCCGGGCAGCTCAACGTGTACCCGTCGCCGACGGCCGTATCCGACGTCACTCGCGCGCTGCGACACACCGGACGGCGGGTGATGCTGGTGCCGACCATGGGTGCGCTGCACGACGGTCATCTGGCGCTGGTTCGTTCCGCCAAGCGAGTGCCCGGCGCGGTTGTCGTGGTGTCGATCTTCGTCAACCCCTTGCAGTTTGGGCCCAGCGAAGACCTCGACGCCTATCCGCGCACCCTGGACTCCGACCTCGAGCTGTTGCGCGCCGAAGGAGTCGAGGTGGTGTTCACGCCGAACGTATCGGCGATGTATCCGTTCGGCCCGCGGACCACGGTGCACCCAGGTCCGTTGGGCGTCCAACTCGAAGGTTCCTCGCGGCCAGGGCATTTCGCCGGCATGCTGACAGTCGTGTTGAAACTGCTGCAGATCGTGCGGCCGGATCGCGCGTTCTTCGGTGAGAAGGACTACCAGCAGCTGGCCTTGATCCGGCAGATGGTCGACGACCTCAACGTCGACGTCCGCATCGTCGGTGTGCCGATCGTGCGGGAGTCCGACGGTCTGGCCATGTCGTCGCGCAACCGCTACCTCACCGCCGATGAACGCGAGCAAGCCGGTGCGTTGTCGGCGGCGCTTCTGGCCGGGATGTACGCCGCCGCCGGAGGTGCTGACGCGGCGCTGGATGCGGCCCGAGCGGTCCTCGACGAGGTCCCCGCCTTCGAGCTCGACTACCTGGAAGTGCGTGGCCCGCAACTGGAACCCGCGCCCGCCTACGGTCCGGGCCGGCTGCTGGTCGCCGCCCGCCTCGGTACCACCAGGCTGCTGGACAACATCGCTGTCGACCTGTCGACCGACACCGCTCCGCACGGTGTCGGCAATGGTGAGCGCAACGAAATAACCTGGAGAAATTGA